One window of Branchiostoma lanceolatum isolate klBraLanc5 chromosome 8, klBraLanc5.hap2, whole genome shotgun sequence genomic DNA carries:
- the LOC136440537 gene encoding mucin-2-like translates to MKIRTDSAPAMLTVGGILGMLAVTAAMTTSSPPTTEAPTTAPAAATTEEPTTDRTTTEVPTSRNPTTVRSSTDEQTTRHSTTAFATQLSTTEIPHTSAPLTSKLVSTKPRTAPSPTTRLISTPSLTTLSETTKLATTVFSTTSQTTELPTTVGETTPGSSTKPPTSKPVTSVPPSTAVQTTEFPTTVRPTTQATTTKSPTTEPVTTLLPSTAAESTSHFTTTSLTPKPVTTEPPTTEPITTIPRSTEPPTTEPVTTVPSSTEPQTTKLPTTEPPTTKPSTTLPPTTEPPTGVPPTTEPPTTLPPTTEPPTTEPPTTDSSTTLPPTTEPPTTEPSTTLPPTTEPPTTVPPTTESPTTLPPTTEPPTTEPSTTLPPTTEPPTTVPPSTEPQTTKLPTSLPPTTEPPTTVPPTTEHPTTLPPTTEPPTTVPAATEPPTTLPQTTETPTTVPPTTESSTTLPPTTEPPTTEPSTTLPPTTEPLTTETPTTESPTTSPPTTEPPTTEPPTTLPPTTEPPTTKSPTTLPPTTEPPTTEPSTTLPPTTEPPTTVPSSTEPQTTKLPTTLPPTTEPPTTVPPTTEPPTTLPPTTEPPTTVPPTTEPPTTLPPTTETPTTVPPTTESSTTLPPTTEPPATEPSTTLPPTTEPLTTETPTTEPPTTLPPTTETPTTVPPTTESSTTLPPTTEPPATEPSTTLPPTTEPLTTETPTTESPTTSLPTTEPPTTEPPTTLPPTTEPPTTEPSTTLPPTTEPPTTVPSSTEPQTTKLPTTLHPTTKPPTTEPSTTLPPTTEPLTTETPTTESPTTLPPTTEPPTTESPTTLPPTTEPPTTDPITTMPRSTEPPTTEPVTTVPSSTEPQTTKLTTTEPPTTKPSTTLPPTTEPPTTVPPTTDSSTTLPPTTEPPTTEPSTTLPPTTEPLTTEPLTTETPTTESPTTLPPTTEPHTTEPSTTLPPTTEPPTTVPSSTEPQTTKLPTTLPPTTEPPTTVPPTTESLTTLPPTTKPPTTVPSTTEPPTTLSPTTETPTTVPSTTDSPTTLPPTTEPPTTEPSTTLPPTTEPPTTVPSSTEPQTTKLPTTLHPTTEPPTTEPSTTLPPTTEPLTTETPTTESPTILPPTTVPPTTESPTTLPPTTEPPTTEPITTIPRSTEPPTTEPVTTVPSSTEPQTTKLSTSEPPTTKPFTTLPPTTEPPTAVPPTTDSSTTLPPTTEPPTTVPPTTESPTTLSPTTEPPTTEPPTTDSPTTLPPTTEPPTTEPSITLPPTTEPLTTEPPTTESPITLPQTTEPPTTESPTTLPPTTEPPTTEPITTIPRSTEPPTTEPVTTVPSSTEPQTTKLPTTEPHTTKPSTTLPSTTEPPKTEPSTTLPPTTEPPTTVPSSTEPQTTKLHTTLYPTTEPPTTEHSTTLPPTTESPTTAPPSTKPVTSDPPTTEPQSTESVTTQPPTTELPSTAQPTTTVFTTTPPTTDPVTTEPPTTEPSTTYPSTTEPSIATTDATTEASTTAKPTTQAPTTEPDSTSEAPTTEAPTTEAPTTEAPTTEAPTTEAPTTEAPTTETPTTEAPTTEAPTTEAPTTEAPTTEAPTTASPTTEAPTTVGSTTESPTTASPTTEATTTEAPTTEAPTTEAATTESPTTASPTTEAPTTEIPTTVSPTTDAPTTEVRTTASLTTEAPTTEAPTTEAPTTEAPTTEAPTTEAPTTEAPTTEAPTTASPTTEAPTTVGSTTEAPTTAGSTTESPTTASPTTEATTTEAPTTEAATTESPTTASPTTEATTTEAPTTEAPTTEAATTQSPTSASPTTEAPTTEIPTTVSPTTDAPTTEARTTASLTTEAPTTETPTTEAPTTEAPTTDAPTTEAPTTEAPTTASPTTEAPTTVGSTTEAPTSAGSTTESATTASPTTEAPTTESPTTASPTTEAPTTEIPTTVSPTTDAPTTEARTTASLTTEAPTTETPTTEAPTTEAPTTDAPTTEAPTTEAPTTASPTAEAPTTVGSTTEAPTTAGSTTASPTTASPTTEAPTTESPTTASPTSDSPTTEARTTASLTTDAPTTEAPTTAGPTTEAPTTASSTTEPPTTASLTTKPETTVPLSTAAQTSESPTTVSPTTEAPTTESQTTKPVTTESPTTSSPTTQALTTDSATTQPATSVPPSTAASTTEPPTTAGPTTEAPTTESATTRPATTTPPTTESRTTAGVTTEPPTTESPTTKSPTTANPTTQAPTTEPPTTKPATTISPTTAGATTQAPTTESQTTKPATTAPPSTAAPTTATSTTASPTTEHPTTEAPTTKPATTVPPSTAAQTTEPATTTASPTTAALTTDSLTTTARATTEPSTTETPTTAASTTDSLTTTARATTEPSTTEPPTTAASTTDSLTTTARATTEPSTTETPTTAASTTDSLTTTARATTEPSTTEPPTTAASTTDSLTTTAKATTEPSTTEPPTTAASTTDSLTTTARTTTEPSTTETPTTAASTTDSLTTTAKATTGLSTTEPLTTTASTTDSLTTTARTTTGPSTTEHPTTAASTTKALTTQAPTTQSTTTKGVTTVPHSTSAGSPSTVSPTTQARNTTTSLTTLTSTAVGRVPAFVSDLVKSKIKITNKVFRSEFADKTSPEYTNITASIKTVLTDLHRSALGSNFQSVEIIGLLNDSLLVDYVVHVILDSGVTPQEVKQTLTDELQAVSYTSGGFDFDTSIVVSDVDECASSDRNDCGDLSTCTNTDGSYFCSCREGYRFVFQAGKKDGTVCVKESNKDKQHSAVLNLVGAAISKIGPKKKRMKELIRDSANDFCKNSGNAESCCKGISYASLASGDLIPITSAAAEQYVFLLRVDGEDSNTTDNNVGIQVLVTVPKGGDNGVCVQDTSRRKRDLDLQESFFHREKRAATTPSPTVAPDLVFLDPSLVKTVLDTPGFRTSMNTDLGLLVGLVAVLQESDCEVGDDIQPWVIGLITITAFLTFLLIIAAIVMCVNGKKNKDYSRQWASKTRVTPIAQ, encoded by the exons ATGAAAATAAGGACAGATTCAGCACCAGCCATGTTGACAGTCGGAGGAATTCTGGGGATGCTTGCCGTCACCGCGGCTATGACCACATCATCACCTCCAACAACTGAGGCTCCTACTACAGCTCCAGCGGCGGCAACAACCGAAGAGCCAACCACCG ACCGTACGACAACCGAAGTACCCACCAGCAGAAACCCAACAACAGTTCGTTCATCCACAGATGAACAAACTACGAGACATTCAACAACAGCATTCGCCACTCAGCTATCCACAACTGAAATACCTCACACTTCCGCTCCACTTACATCAAAACTTGTATCTACTAAGCCTCGTACTGCCCCATCCCCTACTACCAGATTGATTTCAACACCTTCCTTAACTACACtttctgaaacaacaaaacTAGCTACAACTGTATTCTCCACTACAAGCCAAACAACAGAGTTACCAACGACTGTCGGCGAAACTACTCCGGGTTCCAGCACGAAGCCCCCAACTTCGAAACCCGTAACATCTGTGCCACCTTCCACTGCAGTTCAAACAACTGAATTCCCTACAACAGTCAGACCAACTACTCAGGCTACAACCACAAAGTCTCCAACTACGGAACCTGTAACAACTTTACTACCGTCGACTGCTGCCGAATCAACGTCCCATTTCACAACCACATCCCTTACCCCAAAGCCTGTAACTACAGAGCCTCCCACAACCGAACCCATCACTACTATACCCCGTAGTACAGAACCCCCAACTACAGAACCTGTCACCACTGTACCTTCTTCTACAGAACCTCAAACTACAAAACTCCCCACTACCGAACCACCTACTACAAAGCCTTCCACCACCTTACCCCCAACTACAGAACCTCCCACTGGAGTTCCTCCCACAACCGAACCTCCCACCACTTTACCCCCAACTACAGAACCTCCCACTACAGAACCTCCCACAACCGATTCTTCCACCACTTTACCCCCTACTACAGAACCTCCCACAACAGAACCTTCCACCACTTTACCCCCAACTACAGAACCTCCCACTACAGTTCCTCCCACAACCGAGTCTCCCACCACTTTACCCCCAACTACAGAACCTCCCACAACAGAACCTTCCACCACTTTACCCCCCACAACCGAACCTCCTACCACTGTACCCCCTTCTACAGAACCTCAAACTACAAAACTCCCCACCTCTCTACCCCCAACTACAGAACCTCCCACTACAGTTCCTCCCACAACCGAACATCCCACCACTTTACCCCCTACTACAGAACCTCCCACTACAGTTCCTGCCGCAACCGAACCTCCCACCACTTTACCTCAAACTACAGAAACTCCCACTACAGTTCCTCCCACAACCGAGTCTTCCACCACTTTACCCCCAACTACAGAACCTCCTACAACAGAACCTTCCACCACTTTACCCCCAACTACAGAACCTCTCACTACAGAAACACCCACAACCGAGTCTCCCACCACTTCACCCCCAACTACAGAACCTCCCACAACAGAACCTCCCACCACTTTACCCCCAACTACAGAACCTCCCACAACGAAGTCTCCCACCACTTTACCCCCAACTACAGAACCTCCCACAACAGAACCTTCCACCACTTTACCCCCCACAACCGAACCTCCTACCACTGTACCCTCTTCTACAGAACCTCAAACTACAAAACTCCCCACCACTCTACCCCCAACTACAGAACCTCCCACTACAGTTCCTCCCACAACCGAACCTCCCACCACTTTACCCCCTACTACAGAACCTCCCACTACAGTTCCTCCCACAACCGAACCTCCCACCACTTTACCCCCAACTACAGAAACCCCCACTACAGTTCCTCCCACGACCGAGTCTTCCACCACTTTACCCCCTACTACAGAACCTCCCGCAACAGAACCTTCCACCACTTTACCCCCAACTACAGAACCTCTCACTACAGAAACTCCCACAACCGAACCTCCCACCACTTTACCCCCAACTACAGAAACCCCCACTACAGTTCCTCCCACGACCGAGTCTTCCACCACTTTACCCCCTACTACAGAACCTCCCGCAACAGAACCTTCCACCACTTTACCCCCAACTACAGAACCTCTCACTACAGAAACTCCCACAACCGAGTCTCCCACCACTTCACTCCCAACTACCGAACCTCCCACAACAGAACCTCCCACCACTTTACCTCCAACTACAGAACCTCCCACAACAGAACCTTCCACCACTTTACCCCCCACAACCGAACCTCCCACCACTGTACCCTCTTCTACAGAACCTCAAACTACAAAACTCCCCACCACTCTACACCCAACAACAAAACCTCCCACAACAGAACCTTCCACCACTTTACCCCCAACTACAGAACCTCTCACAACAGAAACTCCCACAACCGAGTCTCCCACCACTTTACCCCCAACTACAGAACCTCCCACAACCGAGTCTCCCACCACTTTACCCCCAACTACAGAGCCTCCCACAACCGACCCCATCACTACCATGCCCCGTAGTACAGAACCCCCCACTACAGAACCTGTCACCACTGTACCTTCTTCTACAGAACCTCAAACTACAAAACTCACCACTACCGAACCACCTACTACAAAGCCTTCCACCACCTTACCCCCAACTACAGAACCTCCAACTACAGTTCCTCCCACAACCGATTCTTCCACGACTTTACCCCCAACTACAGAACCTCCCACAACAGAACCTTCCACCACTTTACCCCCAACTACAGAACCTCTCACTACAGAACCTCTCACTACAGAAACTCCCACCACCGAGTCTCCCACCACTTTACCCCCAACTACAGAACCTCACACAACGGAACCTTCCACCACTTTACCCCCCACAACCGAACCTCCCACTACTGTACCCTCCTCTACAGAACCTCAAACTACAAAACTCCCCACCACTCTACCCCCAACTACAGAACCTCCCACTACAGTTCCTCCCACAACCGAGTCTCTCACCACTTTACCCCCAACTACAAAACCTCCCACTACAGTTCCTTCCACAACCGAACCTCCCACCACTCTATCCCCAACTACAGAAACTCCCACTACAGTTCCTTCCACAACCGATTCTCCCACCACTTTACCCCCTACTACAGAACCTCCCACAACAGAACCTTCCACCACTTTACCCCCCACAACCGAACCTCCCACCACTGTACCCTCTTCTACAGAACCTCAAACTACAAAACTCCCCACCACTCTGCATCCAACTACAGAACCTCCCACAACAGAACCTTCCACCACTTTACCCCCAACTACAGAACCTCTCACTACAGAAACTCCCACAACCGAGTCTCCCACCATTTTACCCCCAACTACAGTTCCTCCCACAACCGAGTCTCCCACCACTTTACCCCCAACTACAGAGCCTCCCACAACCGAACCCATCACTACTATACCCCGTAGTACAGAACCCCCAACTACAGAGCCTGTCACCACTGTACCTTCTTCTACAGAACCTCAAACTACAAAACTCTCCACTTCCGAACCTCCTACCACAAAGCCTTTCACCACCTTACCCCCAACTACCGAACCTCCCACTGCAGTTCCTCCCACAACCGATTCTTCCACCACTTTACCCCCAACTACAGAACCTCCCACTACAGTTCCCCCCACAACCGAGTCTCCCACCACTTTATCCCCAACTACAGAACCTCCCACTACAGAACCTCCCACAACCGATTCTCCCACCACTCTACCCCCAACAACAGAACCTCCCACAACAGAACCTTCCATCACTTTACCCCCAACTACAGAACCTCTCACTACAGAACCTCCCACAACCGAGTCCCCCATCACTTTACCCCAAACTACAGAACCTCCCACAACCGAGTCTCCCACCACTTTACCCCCAACTACAGAGCCTCCCACAACCGAACCCATCACTACTATACCCCGTAGTACAGAACCCCCAACTACAGAACCTGTCACCACTGTACCTTCTTCTACAGAACCTCAAACTACAAAACTCCCCACTACCGAACCACATACTACAAAGCCTTCCACCACTTTACCCTCAACTACAGAACCTCCCAAAACTGAACCTTCCACCACTTTACCCCCCACAACCGAACCTCCCACCACTGTACCCTCTTCTACAGAACCTCAAACTACAAAACTCCACACCACTCTTTACCCAACTACAGAACCTCCCACAACAGAACATTCCACCACTCTACCCCCAACTACAGAATCTCCTACTACCGCACCTCCTTCTACAAAGCCTGTAACATCTGATCCTCCCACAACAGAACCTCAGTCTACCGAATCCGTCACTACACAACCACCCACAACAGAACTGCCCAGTACTGCACAACCTACTACCACGGTTTTTACCACAACCCCACCTACCACAGACCCTGTAACCACAGAACCACCTACCACTGAACCTTCCACCACATACCCTTCTACCACAGAGCCTTCTATCGCAACTACGGACGCAACAACGGAAGCATCGACAACTGCCAAGCCTACAACACAAGCTCCTACCACAGAGCCAGACTCTACTTCTGAGGCTCCTACTACTGAGGCTCCTACTACTGAGGCCCCTACTACTGAGGCCCCTACTACTGAGGCCCCTACTACTGAGGCCCCTACTACTGAGGCCCCTACTACTGAAACCCCCACTACCGAAGCCCCTACAACTGAAGCACCTACTACTGAAGCTCCTACTACTGAAGCGCCTACTACAGAAGCTCCTACTACAGCCAGTCCTACTACTGAAGCTCCTACTACAGTTGGCTCAACTACAGAATCTCCTACTACAGCCAGTCCTACTACAGAAGCCACTACCACTGAAGCACCTACTACTGAAGCTCCTACTACTGAAGCTGCTACTACAGAATCTCCTACTACAGCCAGTCCTACTACTGAAGCTCCTACTACTGAAATTCCAACTACAGTCAGTCCTACTACTGACGCCCCTACTACAGAAGTTCGTACTACAGCCAGTCTTACTACTGAGGCCCCTACTACTGAGGCTCCCACTACCGAAGCCCCTACAACTGAAGCACCTACTACTGAAGCTCCTACTACTGAAGCTCCTACTACTGAAGCTCCCACTACAGAAGCTCCTACCACAGCCAGCCCTACTACTGAAGCTCCTACTACAGTTGGCTCAACTACTGAAGCTCCTACTACAGCTGGCTCAACTACAGAATCTCCTACTACAGCCAGTCCTACTACAGAAGCCACTACCACTGAAGCACCTACTACTGAAGCTGCTACTACAGAATCTCCTACTACAGCCAGTCCTACTACAGAAGCCACTACCACTGAAGCACCTACTACTGAAGCTCCTACTACTGAAGCTGCTACTACACAATCTCCTACTTCAGCCAGTCCTACTACTGAAGCTCCTACTACTGAAATTCCAACTACAGTCAGTCCTACTACTGACGCCCCTACTACAGAAGCTCGTACTACAGCCAGTCTTACTACTGAGGCCCCTACTACTGAAACCCCCACTACCGAAGCCCCTACAACTGAAGCACCTACTACTGATGCTCCTACTACTGAAGCTCCTACTACAGAAGCTCCTACTACAGCCAGTCCAACTACTGAAGCTCCTACTACAGTTGGCTCAACTACTGAAGCTCCTACTTCAGCTGGCTCAACTACAGAATCTGCTACTACGGCCAGTCCTACTACAGAAGCCCCTACTACAGAATCTCCTACTACAGCCAGTCCTACTACTGAAGCTCCTACTACTGAAATTCCAACTACAGTCAGTCCTACTACTGACGCCCCTACTACAGAAGCTCGTACTACAGCCAGTCTTACTACTGAGGCCCCTACTACTGAAACCCCCACTACCGAAGCCCCTACAACTGAAGCACCTACTACTGATGCTCCAACTACTGAAGCTCCTACTACAGAAGCTCCTACTACAGCCAGTCCTACTGCTGAAGCTCCTACTACAGTTGGCTCAACTACTGAAGCTCCTACTACAGCTGGCTCAACTACAGCCAGTCCTACTACAGCCAGTCCTACTACAGAAGCCCCTACTACAGAATCTCCTACTACAGCCAGTCCTACTTCTGACTCCCCTACTACAGAAGCTCGTACTACAGCCAGTCTTACTACTGATGCCCCTACTACTGAAGCTCCTACCACAGCTGGCCCAACTACGGAAGCTCCTACTACAGCCAGTTCGACGACTGAACCTCCTACCACAGCGTCTCTCACTACCAAACCTGAGACAACTGTACCGCTTTCCACGGCTGCTCAAACTTCTGAATCTCCCACTACAGTTAGCCCAACTACTGAGGCTCCTACCACAGAGTCACAAACTACCAAACCTGTAACGACGGAATCACCCACGACAAGCAGTCCAACTACCCAGGCTCTTACCACAGATTCAGCTACAACTCAGCCTGCAACGTCTGTACCGCCTTCCACGGCAGCATCGACGACAGAGCCTCCCACTACAGCCGGCCCAACTACAGAGGCTCCTACCACGGAATCTGCGACTACCAGACCAGCAACAACTACGCCTCCAACAACGGAGTCACGGACGACAGCGGGTGTGACAACTGAGCCTCCCACCACGGAGAGCCCAACAACCAAATCCCCCACTACAGCCAACCCAACTACTCAGGCCCCTACCACAGAGCCTCCAACGACTAAACCAGCCACAACGATATCACCAACGACAGCCGGGGCAACTACTCAGGCTCCTACTACAGAGTCACAAACTACGAAACCAGCAACGACTGCACCCCCGTCCACTGCAGCTCCAACTACAGCAACATCGACTACAGCCAGCCCAACAACGGAGCATCCCACAACAGAGGCTCCAACCACCAAACCTGCGACAACTGTACCACCTTCCACTGCAGCTCAGACAACTGAACCCGCTACCACCACAGCTAGTCCAACTACTGCAGCTCTAACTACGGACTCCTTAACAACAACAGCCAGAGCAACAACTGAACCATCCACCACAGAGACCCCAACAACTGCTGCTTCAACTACGGACTCTTTAACAACAACAGCCAGAGCAACAACTGAGCCATCCACCACAGAGCCCCCAACAACTGCTGCTTCAACTACGGACTCTTTAACAACAACAGCCAGAGCAACAACTGAGCCATCCACCACAGAGACCCCAACAACTGCTGCTTCAACTACGGACTCCTTAACAACAACAGCCAGAGCAACAACTGAGCCATCCACCACAGAGCCCCCAACAACTGCTGCTTCAACTACGGACTCTTTAACAACAACAGCCAAAGCAACAACTGAGCCATCCACCACAGAGCCCCCAACAACTGCTGCTTCAACTACGGACTCTTTAACAACAACAGCCAGAACAACAACTGAGCCATCCACCACAGAGACCCCAACAACTGCTGCTTCAACTACGGACTCTTTGACAACAACAGCCAAAGCAACAACTGGGCTATCCACCACAGAGCCCCTAACAACTACTGCTTCAACTACGGACTCTTTAACAACAACAGCCAGAACAACAACTGGGCCATCCACCACAGAGCACCCAACAACTGCTGCTTCAACTACGAAAGCTCTAACTACTCAGGCCCCCACCACGCAGTCGACAACGACAAAAGGTGTAACGACTGTACCACATTCAACTTCAGCGGGATCTCCTTCGACAGTCAGCCCGACTACTCAGGCTCGTAACACAACCACTTCACTGACGACGCTGACTTCAACAGCAGTAGGAAGAGTGCCTGCGTTTG TCTCCGACCTGGTGAAGTCCAAAATCAAGATCACGAACAAGGTCTTCCGGTCAGAGTTTGCAGACAAGACCTCCCCTGAGTATACGAACATAACCGCTTCGATAAAGACGGTG TTGACTGATCTTCACCGGAGCGCTTTGGGCTCCAATTTCCAAAGTGTGGAGATCATTGGACTCCTTAACGACAGCCTACTCGTGGACTACGTCGTGCACGTCATACTGGACAGCGGAGTGACCCCACAGGAGGTCAAGCAGACGCTTACTGATGAACTGCAGGCAGTCAGCTACACTAGTGGGGGCTTCGACTTTGATACTTCAATCGTTGTTTCAG ACGTTGACGAGTGCGCGTCGTCTGATCGGAACGACTGCGGGGATCTGTCCAcgtgcaccaacacggacgggtcgtacTTCTGCTCCTGTCGGGAAGGCTACCGCTTCGTCTTCCAAGCTGGGAAGAAGGACGGGACTGTGTGTG
- the LOC136440898 gene encoding uncharacterized protein, with translation MFRKTLLVVAVAHLCSAQQLADEATRKSVIATFVGTSMPVITANSTALKEIIVNETNKLCQQDDYKTRCCKDIKYETLGSGDIIVPGTNLTAEDYIRFLSVAGDSSANTTSSVKVTLAIVVPQEADENDLCLIETPSRRKRSTAEDFLSRRKRHSGTTPAPTAAPNYVYLDPDLAKLLMNSNSFRAAVNSQLGLISASVVKSDEKNCTAEDDIQPWVIALITIASFLLLLLLAATVMMCHNGSKNNPYSKELMGSAVRVSPTDAEAGTSYGTYNRVITPKLAFT, from the exons ATGTTCCGCAAGACCCTCTTGGTTGTCGCCGTCGCACACCTCTGCAGCGCGCAGCAACTTGCAGATGAGGCCACGCGGAAAAGTGTGATAGCAACCTTCGTTGGAACCTCCATGCCTGTG ATAACTGCAAATTCAACCGCTTTGAAAGAGATCATCGTAAACGAAACCAACAAATTGTGTCAACAAGATGACTACAAAACGAGGTGCTGTAAGGACATTAAATACGAAAC GCTTGGAAGTGGAGAcatcattgtaccaggaacaaACTTGACAGCCGAGGACTACATTCGATTTCTGTCTGTGGCGGGTGACTCTTCAGCTAACACAACCAGCAGTGTCAA AGTGACACTGGCCATCGTTGTGCCACAAGAAGCCGATGAGAATGATCTGTGCCTCATCGAAACACCCAGCCGCCGCAAGAGAAGTACTGCAGAAGACTTCCTCTCGAGAAGGAAAAGGCACAGCGGTACCACACCGGCCCCCACTGCTGCACCGAATTACGTCTACCTGGATCCTGACCTGGCCAAGCTGCTGATGAACTCCAACAGCTTCAGAGCTGCTGTTAAC TCCCAGCTCGGTCTCATCTCCGCTTCAGTCGTCAAGTCTGACGAGAAGAACTGTACCGCCGAGGACGACATCCAGCCATGGGTCATCGCCCTCATCACCATCGCGTCCTTCCTCCTTCTCCTGCTGCTGGCCGCCACTGTCATGATGTGTCACAATGG ATCAAAGAATAACCCTTACTCGAAAGAGTTGATGGGGTCAGCCGTCAGAGTGTCGCCAACCGACGCAGAAGCAGGCACTTCATATGGAACGTACAACCGCGTGATCACCCCGAAACTCGCCTTCACTTAG